In Propionimicrobium sp. PCR01-08-3, one DNA window encodes the following:
- a CDS encoding helix-hairpin-helix domain-containing protein: MIRRNDPQLASGRLRAVVGDARPPGLPRRMQVEHAAADDGLDSGPRTSDEVRADVSLRDEIAALEDDDLLLEASSWRPISPELVTSDQRPAGAGTASEPTWPGEDDEADRYGSNRRPQATANTGLVTTRDQVTRQRELNRSATEPDPGVPDRVKAAGAVLLRLGRAHAGALAVLLVVALVLTGSRLMAARGHEIAASATVTPTLTPAAEESPSAEPVPLHIHVMGAVSAPGVVTVPQGARVADAIQAAGGLTEDADCAELNLADELPDGAQILIGTTAEPRGEVRTGQDGAEGAGTASDGSGGTDASGSSGTAINLNTASVAELETLPGVGPVMAQRIADWRAANGDFTRVEELQEVDGIGAKTYARLAPLVTV; encoded by the coding sequence GTGATACGGCGCAACGATCCACAACTGGCATCCGGGCGGCTTCGTGCCGTCGTGGGTGACGCGCGTCCTCCTGGCCTGCCGAGGCGGATGCAAGTTGAGCATGCTGCCGCAGACGATGGGCTTGATTCCGGGCCACGCACGTCGGACGAGGTGCGGGCAGATGTTTCGTTGAGGGATGAGATCGCTGCTCTTGAGGATGACGATTTACTGCTTGAAGCCTCCTCCTGGCGCCCGATATCACCTGAGCTGGTCACGAGCGATCAACGGCCTGCGGGAGCCGGTACCGCCTCGGAACCGACTTGGCCCGGTGAGGATGATGAAGCAGACCGATATGGCTCGAACCGTCGGCCGCAGGCGACAGCAAATACCGGCCTGGTCACAACCCGGGATCAGGTGACCAGGCAGCGCGAACTGAACCGATCAGCCACGGAACCCGATCCCGGCGTTCCGGACCGGGTGAAGGCCGCCGGTGCTGTGCTGCTCAGGTTGGGGCGTGCGCATGCCGGAGCGCTCGCGGTCTTGCTTGTTGTGGCGCTGGTGCTGACCGGAAGCAGATTGATGGCCGCGAGAGGGCATGAGATAGCCGCATCCGCAACCGTCACACCGACGCTCACCCCGGCTGCCGAAGAGAGCCCATCGGCCGAACCTGTTCCGCTGCACATCCATGTCATGGGGGCGGTGAGCGCGCCCGGCGTGGTCACCGTACCGCAAGGTGCGCGAGTGGCGGATGCGATCCAGGCGGCAGGCGGCTTGACCGAGGACGCGGATTGCGCAGAACTCAACCTGGCCGATGAGCTTCCCGACGGCGCACAGATCCTCATCGGAACCACTGCGGAACCCCGCGGTGAGGTACGTACCGGCCAAGACGGCGCCGAAGGTGCTGGAACGGCGTCCGACGGCAGCGGAGGCACGGATGCATCGGGATCGTCCGGCACAGCCATCAACCTGAATACCGCCAGTGTCGCCGAGCTCGAGACACTGCCAGGGGTGGGGCCGGTGATGGCGCAGCGAATCGCGGATTGGCGAGCAGCGAACGGCGACTTCACCAGGGTCGAAGAGCTCCAGGAGGTGGATGGCATTGGTGCAAAGACCTATGCACGGCTTGCTCCGCTCGTCACCGTCTGA
- a CDS encoding ComEC/Rec2 family competence protein: MSGWAAAGVAVQGGRWVGLAIGMGIVFGSIGLLRRAWTISAVGIAVTGVGMVAGLWVTGLDESLPAQWARDEALVEVTAEVTSDARQWQASGFRPAAGVLPLNVNRVVAHGEEWQGSLPAQLRASGEAAALLDQPVGATVSFIALSRAPEEAERSVATLVLRSEIDAVTGPGTVAAIANRFREGLRQAMARSPTEQAGLVPSLVVGDISNLPQQVKDDFKTTGLTHLTAVSGTNLTLMLAFSLGVARQLGVRGWWLRGMGVVVAFCFIIVCRAEPSVLRAAAMGLIAMAATGVAHDRARGLRALSLAILVLVLIDPWLSRSWGFALSVGATAGILWWAGRWQTMMRGWAPGWLAESLAVPLAAQLATQPIVTALSGQVSIVGLAANVFAGPFVGPVTILGLAAGLVSLVWPGLAILIGWAAGWCVQPIVLIARVTASAPEAAWSWRSTPASLALLGVGCVVIAEQVVPRILAKRLLACGVAFLMVLGAFRSPPQAGWPAQWAVVACDVGQGGAQLIRTGPKEAILVDTGPEPTALRGCLSSVGVSEISLLVLTHSHADHVGGLSSVVGELPVDMVLVGSDSPDPSALTGLPEPIRTDPGDRIEVGSVTWTTVAAGGDGPSPGAGSESVGERAGDDSAGEDSGANDASVTGIIDTGEMRVLVTGDLEVAGQQAALDSGADLRVDVLVVPHHGSSKQDVQFIEATQARIALIQVGENNGYGHPASSTLSMLNHAGVEVFRTDEQGAIAVSADGREVVTQH, from the coding sequence TTGAGCGGGTGGGCGGCGGCAGGCGTCGCTGTTCAGGGTGGACGATGGGTCGGGCTGGCCATCGGCATGGGGATCGTCTTCGGATCGATCGGACTGTTGAGAAGGGCCTGGACGATATCTGCGGTTGGAATTGCCGTGACAGGTGTGGGGATGGTGGCCGGCTTGTGGGTCACCGGGTTGGACGAGTCGTTGCCCGCCCAATGGGCTCGTGATGAGGCCTTGGTAGAGGTCACGGCAGAGGTGACATCAGATGCCCGGCAATGGCAGGCGTCAGGTTTTCGTCCGGCTGCCGGGGTGCTGCCGCTCAACGTCAATCGCGTGGTGGCGCACGGTGAGGAATGGCAGGGGAGTCTGCCGGCTCAACTGCGAGCCAGCGGAGAAGCAGCCGCTTTGCTCGATCAGCCGGTCGGTGCGACGGTTTCCTTCATCGCTTTGAGCCGGGCACCAGAGGAAGCCGAACGCTCGGTTGCGACGCTGGTTCTGCGCAGCGAGATCGATGCTGTCACCGGTCCGGGAACTGTGGCGGCGATTGCCAATCGTTTCCGAGAGGGCCTGCGTCAAGCCATGGCACGCTCACCGACCGAACAAGCAGGCCTGGTTCCCTCGCTGGTCGTGGGCGATATCTCGAATCTTCCTCAGCAAGTGAAAGATGATTTCAAGACCACGGGCCTCACCCATTTGACGGCGGTCAGCGGCACGAATCTAACGTTGATGCTTGCCTTCAGCTTGGGGGTTGCGCGGCAGCTGGGGGTGCGCGGTTGGTGGCTCCGCGGTATGGGTGTCGTGGTCGCATTCTGCTTCATCATCGTGTGCAGGGCAGAGCCAAGTGTGCTGCGCGCGGCAGCGATGGGCCTGATCGCGATGGCCGCGACCGGTGTGGCTCATGATCGGGCCCGTGGTCTGCGGGCGCTGAGCCTGGCAATTCTGGTGTTGGTCCTGATTGACCCATGGCTATCCCGATCGTGGGGATTTGCCTTGTCCGTCGGCGCCACCGCGGGCATCTTGTGGTGGGCCGGGCGGTGGCAGACGATGATGCGTGGGTGGGCGCCCGGCTGGCTGGCGGAGTCCTTGGCTGTGCCGTTGGCCGCGCAACTGGCAACCCAGCCGATCGTCACCGCTTTGTCGGGTCAGGTCAGCATCGTGGGATTGGCCGCCAACGTCTTCGCCGGCCCCTTTGTCGGACCTGTGACGATTCTGGGATTGGCTGCGGGCCTGGTTTCGCTGGTTTGGCCAGGTTTGGCGATTCTGATCGGTTGGGCGGCGGGATGGTGCGTTCAGCCGATCGTGTTGATCGCCCGCGTGACGGCGTCGGCGCCGGAAGCGGCCTGGTCCTGGCGCAGCACACCCGCGTCCCTGGCGCTGTTGGGAGTGGGATGTGTTGTGATCGCCGAACAGGTCGTGCCGCGGATACTGGCGAAGAGATTGTTGGCTTGCGGCGTGGCATTCCTGATGGTGCTCGGGGCATTCAGGTCACCTCCTCAAGCCGGTTGGCCTGCGCAGTGGGCGGTGGTGGCGTGTGACGTGGGGCAAGGCGGAGCCCAGCTCATCCGTACCGGGCCGAAGGAGGCAATTTTGGTTGATACCGGGCCGGAACCGACTGCGCTACGTGGATGTCTGTCCTCTGTCGGGGTGAGCGAGATAAGCCTGTTGGTGCTGACGCACTCGCACGCCGATCATGTGGGAGGCCTGAGTTCGGTGGTGGGCGAACTGCCGGTCGATATGGTGCTCGTAGGTTCGGATAGTCCCGATCCATCCGCGCTGACCGGCCTGCCAGAGCCGATCCGCACCGACCCCGGTGACCGTATCGAGGTCGGCTCAGTGACATGGACGACCGTAGCCGCCGGTGGCGACGGTCCTTCTCCCGGTGCCGGCAGTGAATCTGTTGGCGAGCGGGCAGGGGACGACTCAGCAGGCGAGGACTCGGGAGCGAACGACGCGTCCGTTACCGGAATCATCGATACCGGTGAGATGCGGGTTCTCGTGACGGGCGACCTGGAGGTCGCCGGCCAGCAGGCCGCACTGGACTCGGGCGCGGACCTTCGAGTAGATGTGCTGGTGGTGCCTCATCATGGCTCGTCCAAACAAGATGTGCAGTTCATCGAGGCAACCCAGGCCCGTATCGCACTGATCCAAGTCGGCGAGAACAACGGGTACGGACATCCGGCATCTTCGACGTTGTCGATGCTGAACCACGCCGGCGTCGAGGTATTTCGTACCGACGAGCAGGGTGCCATCGCAGTCTCTGCAGACGGACGCGAGGTCGTCACCCAACACTGA
- a CDS encoding FadR/GntR family transcriptional regulator, with protein sequence MPSFPEKDPVAVHLLDELPRPTPVAGVASRLLEYLTSGDIPVGTKLPPERELAANLKVGRSAIRGALAALEVLGIVEIRPGSGSYLAGTSSELLPQTLRWGVILGSTETSELLQIRSELEVLASRLAAEQIRDADIEFLTKCVEEQEASFDSVERFVEGDQHFHARIAKVAGNHLLADLLSTSRSLLRIWFDRSVEDQSEMVLAVTEHRAVLTALSIGEGAPAAEAMRTHMVSANRRLQTQIGSEQAQ encoded by the coding sequence ATGCCGTCGTTTCCGGAGAAGGATCCCGTAGCCGTTCACCTGCTGGACGAGTTGCCTCGACCGACTCCGGTGGCGGGCGTTGCAAGTCGTTTGCTTGAGTATCTGACAAGCGGCGATATACCGGTCGGCACGAAGCTGCCACCCGAGCGAGAGTTGGCAGCCAACCTCAAGGTCGGGCGTTCGGCCATCCGGGGGGCATTGGCCGCCTTGGAGGTGCTGGGGATCGTCGAGATCCGTCCGGGATCCGGCTCGTACTTGGCAGGCACGTCGTCCGAACTTCTTCCACAGACTCTTCGTTGGGGAGTGATACTCGGCTCCACCGAGACGAGCGAGCTCCTGCAGATCCGCTCGGAGTTGGAAGTGCTCGCCAGCCGACTCGCCGCTGAACAGATCCGTGACGCTGATATTGAGTTTTTGACGAAATGTGTGGAGGAGCAAGAGGCGTCCTTCGACAGCGTCGAGCGCTTCGTCGAGGGTGATCAGCATTTCCACGCACGCATAGCCAAGGTGGCGGGCAATCACCTGCTGGCAGATCTGCTTTCCACCTCGCGATCGCTACTGAGGATCTGGTTCGATCGCTCGGTCGAAGACCAGTCAGAAATGGTCTTGGCCGTGACCGAGCATCGGGCCGTCCTCACGGCTCTATCCATCGGCGAGGGCGCGCCGGCCGCCGAAGCGATGCGCACCCACATGGTGTCGGCGAACCGACGCCTCCAGACTCAGATCGGTTCCGAGCAGGCACAGTAA
- a CDS encoding MFS transporter, which yields MASEEVSAVERSAIRKVSIRLVPFVALMFFINYLDRTAIGFAGPNGMTQDLGMTAAQFGFASGVFFIGYIILEIPSNLALHKFGARVWLSRIMISWGIVALLFTWVQGHVGLYWLRFLLGVAEAGFFPGAILFLSMWVPARYRPRILSLFYLAQPLTTAIGAPLAGALIQLHGLFGLEGWRVMFLGVGVPAILIGIIAPFYLKNSPRDAHWLSEDEQEWLVKELKSEANDTEHSEHASVGKAFNNARVWVLALLYFGFIYGLYALGFFLPSIVSGFQERLGDGFTPIMQGLVTAIPYVFAALVLYLWSNNVFKKGLKTWHIAIPAFAGAVSVPLALLSSHPWITVAIVTVTACSIFAALPNFWTLPTQFLTGAAAAAGVALINTFGNLAGFSAGYVTGWLHDATGGYMVPMCVVGGFMGLSGILMIGLASRKKVAAAERSTEEFAGD from the coding sequence ATGGCTTCGGAAGAGGTGTCAGCAGTCGAGCGGTCGGCCATTCGGAAGGTGTCGATACGTCTGGTTCCGTTCGTGGCACTGATGTTCTTCATCAACTATTTGGATCGCACGGCGATCGGGTTCGCCGGTCCGAACGGCATGACCCAAGACCTTGGCATGACGGCAGCACAGTTCGGGTTCGCGTCCGGGGTCTTCTTCATTGGATACATCATCTTGGAGATCCCGTCGAATCTTGCGCTGCACAAGTTCGGTGCGCGTGTTTGGCTGTCACGGATCATGATCAGCTGGGGAATCGTCGCCTTGCTGTTCACCTGGGTGCAAGGGCATGTCGGGCTCTATTGGCTGCGGTTCTTGCTCGGTGTCGCAGAGGCAGGCTTCTTCCCAGGAGCGATCCTGTTCTTGAGCATGTGGGTGCCCGCCAGGTACCGTCCGAGAATCTTGTCGCTGTTCTACCTCGCACAACCATTGACGACCGCGATCGGAGCTCCTCTCGCGGGGGCGCTCATTCAGTTGCATGGACTGTTCGGCCTCGAAGGTTGGCGAGTGATGTTCCTCGGCGTCGGAGTTCCGGCAATCCTGATCGGCATCATCGCGCCCTTCTACCTGAAGAACAGTCCGCGTGATGCCCACTGGCTCAGTGAGGACGAACAAGAATGGCTGGTGAAAGAGCTCAAATCCGAGGCGAACGACACCGAGCATTCCGAGCATGCATCGGTGGGCAAGGCATTCAATAACGCGCGGGTCTGGGTGCTGGCTCTTCTCTACTTCGGGTTTATTTACGGGCTCTATGCGCTGGGGTTCTTCCTGCCATCCATCGTCTCCGGCTTCCAGGAACGTCTCGGCGACGGTTTCACCCCGATTATGCAGGGGCTCGTCACCGCGATTCCCTACGTGTTCGCGGCGCTGGTGCTGTATCTCTGGTCGAACAATGTGTTCAAGAAGGGACTGAAGACCTGGCATATCGCGATACCGGCTTTCGCTGGTGCAGTTTCGGTTCCGCTGGCGTTGTTGAGCAGTCATCCGTGGATCACGGTTGCGATCGTGACGGTAACCGCGTGCTCGATCTTCGCCGCGCTGCCCAACTTCTGGACGCTGCCGACTCAATTCCTCACCGGCGCGGCTGCGGCCGCCGGTGTCGCGCTGATCAACACCTTCGGCAACCTCGCCGGCTTCTCTGCCGGCTACGTCACGGGATGGCTCCATGACGCTACCGGCGGCTACATGGTTCCGATGTGCGTTGTCGGTGGCTTCATGGGGTTGTCGGGCATCCTGATGATCGGA